The following coding sequences are from one Ammospiza caudacuta isolate bAmmCau1 chromosome 10, bAmmCau1.pri, whole genome shotgun sequence window:
- the GLDN gene encoding gliomedin isoform X3 has protein sequence MMMMLTYSMVPVRVMVDLCNSTKGICLTGPPGPPGPPGLPGYNGSDGIPGTPGQKGEPGVNGKRGKIGLPGPKGDQGQKGEPGEMGLPGKDGAKGEPGPPGPPGPPGPPGPPGKRKGKAKVELQENIYSSKCTDEICGVPNDDTLAGKAEDRTPEPPSKKAECVITSVGSPDQYVSVQQTFGTWMREPANISDERIWLTMHFLGNYIKEYENFDALLNGSYRIINITGLFYGCGHAVQNNHLYYHQGGTSYIQKFGLDKDSQHTLHIKKALHQGKNYLFSNSKTYFNIAVDEKGLWIIYASSIDENIMVANIDEESFSVNWHINTTYPKSKAGNAFIACGILYVTDTKDTTVSFAFDLLKGKQIDARFKLRSSQSILAMLSYSLRDKNLYTWENGSLMVYPVRFGT, from the exons atgatgatgatgctcACCTACTCCATGGTGCCG GTCCGAGTGATGGTGGATTTGTGTAACAGCACAAAGGGGATATGTTTAACAG gccccccaggacccccag GGCctcctgggctgcctggctaCAATGGATCAGATGGAATCCCAGGAACTCCAGGACAAAAGGGAGAACCAGGAGtaaatggaaaaagaggaaaaatag GTTTGCCAGGACCAAAAGGTGatcaaggacagaaaggagaACCAGGAGAAATGGGTTTGCCTGGCAAGGATG GTGCAAAAGGTGAGCCTGGACCACCTGGGCCCCCTGGACCTCCTGGACCCCCAGGGCCTCCAGGTAAACGTAAAGGTAAAGCCAAAGTGGAGCTTCAGGAGAACATCTACAGCAGCAAATGCACAG ATGAGATATGTGGTGTACCAAATGATGATACCCTCGCTGGAAAGGCTGAAGACAGAACCCCAGAACCCCCTTCAAAAAAAGCTG AATGTGTCATAACGTCTGTAGGAAGTCCTGATCAGTATGTCAGTGTACAGCAAACGTTTGGAACTTGGATGAGGGAACCTGCCAACATAAGTGATGAAAGGATTTGGCTCACCATGCATTTTTTAG gaaactatattaaagaatatgAAAATTTCGATGCCTTGCTGAATGGCAGCTACAGGATCATTAACATCACAGGACTTTTCTATGGATGTGGTCATGCAGTACAAAACAATCATCTCTACTACCATCAGGGAGGAACCAGTTACATTCAGAA GTTCGGGCTCGATAAAGACTCGCAGCACACCCTGCACATCAAAAAGGCCTTACACCAGGGCAAGAACTACCTCTTCTCTAACTCCAAGACGTATTTCAACATAGCAGTGGATGAGAAGGGTCTTTGGATTATATATGCATCAAGCATTGATGAAAATATAATGGTAGCCAACATTGATGAAGAAAGCTTCTCAGTCAATTGGCACATCAATACCACCTATCCTAAATCCAAGGCTGGTAATGCATTCATAGCCTGTGGCATTCTGTATGTTACTGACACTAAGGACACGACAGTAAGTTTTGCTTTTGATTTACTGAAAGGGAAGCAGATTGATGCAAGGTTTAAGTTACGGTCTTCACAGTCTATTCTTGCTATGCTGTCGTACAGTCTGCGAGACAAGAATTTGTACACGTGGGAGAACGGAAGCTTAATGGTATACCCAGTCCGTTTTGGCACATGA
- the GLDN gene encoding gliomedin isoform X1, with amino-acid sequence MMMMLTYSMVPVRVMVDLCNSTKGICLTGPPGPPGPPGLPGYNGSDGIPGTPGQKGEPGVNGKRGKIGLPGPKGDQGQKGEPGEMGLPGKDGMPGGKGARGSKRKKGDANNDVILEGAKGEPGPPGPPGPPGPPGPPGKRKGKAKVELQENIYSSKCTDEICGVPNDDTLAGKAEDRTPEPPSKKAECVITSVGSPDQYVSVQQTFGTWMREPANISDERIWLTMHFLGNYIKEYENFDALLNGSYRIINITGLFYGCGHAVQNNHLYYHQGGTSYIQKFGLDKDSQHTLHIKKALHQGKNYLFSNSKTYFNIAVDEKGLWIIYASSIDENIMVANIDEESFSVNWHINTTYPKSKAGNAFIACGILYVTDTKDTTVSFAFDLLKGKQIDARFKLRSSQSILAMLSYSLRDKNLYTWENGSLMVYPVRFGT; translated from the exons atgatgatgatgctcACCTACTCCATGGTGCCG GTCCGAGTGATGGTGGATTTGTGTAACAGCACAAAGGGGATATGTTTAACAG gccccccaggacccccag GGCctcctgggctgcctggctaCAATGGATCAGATGGAATCCCAGGAACTCCAGGACAAAAGGGAGAACCAGGAGtaaatggaaaaagaggaaaaatag GTTTGCCAGGACCAAAAGGTGatcaaggacagaaaggagaACCAGGAGAAATGGGTTTGCCTGGCAAGGATGGTATGCCAGGAGGAAAAGGTGCAAGGGGAtccaagagaaaaaagggggatGCAAACAATGATGTAATATTAGAAG GTGCAAAAGGTGAGCCTGGACCACCTGGGCCCCCTGGACCTCCTGGACCCCCAGGGCCTCCAGGTAAACGTAAAGGTAAAGCCAAAGTGGAGCTTCAGGAGAACATCTACAGCAGCAAATGCACAG ATGAGATATGTGGTGTACCAAATGATGATACCCTCGCTGGAAAGGCTGAAGACAGAACCCCAGAACCCCCTTCAAAAAAAGCTG AATGTGTCATAACGTCTGTAGGAAGTCCTGATCAGTATGTCAGTGTACAGCAAACGTTTGGAACTTGGATGAGGGAACCTGCCAACATAAGTGATGAAAGGATTTGGCTCACCATGCATTTTTTAG gaaactatattaaagaatatgAAAATTTCGATGCCTTGCTGAATGGCAGCTACAGGATCATTAACATCACAGGACTTTTCTATGGATGTGGTCATGCAGTACAAAACAATCATCTCTACTACCATCAGGGAGGAACCAGTTACATTCAGAA GTTCGGGCTCGATAAAGACTCGCAGCACACCCTGCACATCAAAAAGGCCTTACACCAGGGCAAGAACTACCTCTTCTCTAACTCCAAGACGTATTTCAACATAGCAGTGGATGAGAAGGGTCTTTGGATTATATATGCATCAAGCATTGATGAAAATATAATGGTAGCCAACATTGATGAAGAAAGCTTCTCAGTCAATTGGCACATCAATACCACCTATCCTAAATCCAAGGCTGGTAATGCATTCATAGCCTGTGGCATTCTGTATGTTACTGACACTAAGGACACGACAGTAAGTTTTGCTTTTGATTTACTGAAAGGGAAGCAGATTGATGCAAGGTTTAAGTTACGGTCTTCACAGTCTATTCTTGCTATGCTGTCGTACAGTCTGCGAGACAAGAATTTGTACACGTGGGAGAACGGAAGCTTAATGGTATACCCAGTCCGTTTTGGCACATGA
- the GLDN gene encoding gliomedin isoform X2 has protein sequence MMMMLTYSMVPVRVMVDLCNSTKGICLTGPPGPPGPPGLPGYNGSDGIPGTPGQKGEPGVNGKRGKIGLPGPKGDQGQKGEPGEMGLPGKDGMPGGKGAKGEPGPPGPPGPPGPPGPPGKRKGKAKVELQENIYSSKCTDEICGVPNDDTLAGKAEDRTPEPPSKKAECVITSVGSPDQYVSVQQTFGTWMREPANISDERIWLTMHFLGNYIKEYENFDALLNGSYRIINITGLFYGCGHAVQNNHLYYHQGGTSYIQKFGLDKDSQHTLHIKKALHQGKNYLFSNSKTYFNIAVDEKGLWIIYASSIDENIMVANIDEESFSVNWHINTTYPKSKAGNAFIACGILYVTDTKDTTVSFAFDLLKGKQIDARFKLRSSQSILAMLSYSLRDKNLYTWENGSLMVYPVRFGT, from the exons atgatgatgatgctcACCTACTCCATGGTGCCG GTCCGAGTGATGGTGGATTTGTGTAACAGCACAAAGGGGATATGTTTAACAG gccccccaggacccccag GGCctcctgggctgcctggctaCAATGGATCAGATGGAATCCCAGGAACTCCAGGACAAAAGGGAGAACCAGGAGtaaatggaaaaagaggaaaaatag GTTTGCCAGGACCAAAAGGTGatcaaggacagaaaggagaACCAGGAGAAATGGGTTTGCCTGGCAAGGATGGTATGCCAGGAGGAAAAG GTGCAAAAGGTGAGCCTGGACCACCTGGGCCCCCTGGACCTCCTGGACCCCCAGGGCCTCCAGGTAAACGTAAAGGTAAAGCCAAAGTGGAGCTTCAGGAGAACATCTACAGCAGCAAATGCACAG ATGAGATATGTGGTGTACCAAATGATGATACCCTCGCTGGAAAGGCTGAAGACAGAACCCCAGAACCCCCTTCAAAAAAAGCTG AATGTGTCATAACGTCTGTAGGAAGTCCTGATCAGTATGTCAGTGTACAGCAAACGTTTGGAACTTGGATGAGGGAACCTGCCAACATAAGTGATGAAAGGATTTGGCTCACCATGCATTTTTTAG gaaactatattaaagaatatgAAAATTTCGATGCCTTGCTGAATGGCAGCTACAGGATCATTAACATCACAGGACTTTTCTATGGATGTGGTCATGCAGTACAAAACAATCATCTCTACTACCATCAGGGAGGAACCAGTTACATTCAGAA GTTCGGGCTCGATAAAGACTCGCAGCACACCCTGCACATCAAAAAGGCCTTACACCAGGGCAAGAACTACCTCTTCTCTAACTCCAAGACGTATTTCAACATAGCAGTGGATGAGAAGGGTCTTTGGATTATATATGCATCAAGCATTGATGAAAATATAATGGTAGCCAACATTGATGAAGAAAGCTTCTCAGTCAATTGGCACATCAATACCACCTATCCTAAATCCAAGGCTGGTAATGCATTCATAGCCTGTGGCATTCTGTATGTTACTGACACTAAGGACACGACAGTAAGTTTTGCTTTTGATTTACTGAAAGGGAAGCAGATTGATGCAAGGTTTAAGTTACGGTCTTCACAGTCTATTCTTGCTATGCTGTCGTACAGTCTGCGAGACAAGAATTTGTACACGTGGGAGAACGGAAGCTTAATGGTATACCCAGTCCGTTTTGGCACATGA